The following proteins are co-located in the Bordetella bronchialis genome:
- a CDS encoding inositol monophosphatase family protein, whose translation MHPMLNIAIKAARRAGTIINRASLDLERLNVAKKGPRDYVTEVDQAAETAIVEALRTAYPDHAVMGEEYGLQGDEQAEFRWIIDPLDGTTNFIHGLPNYAVSIALLQRGVATQAVIYDPSRNEMFTASRGGGAFLNDRRVRVSGRTRYHEALLGAHWPGSAGPDQGGGKFKQMAQNSAGVRRMGATVLDLAYVACGRLDGFCGVSLKPWDMAAGSLLVLEAGGLVADFTGEQGWLESGNVLAASPKIFTQMLGILQGSAS comes from the coding sequence ATGCACCCGATGCTCAACATCGCCATCAAGGCGGCCCGGCGTGCCGGCACCATTATCAACCGTGCCAGCCTCGACCTGGAAAGACTGAACGTGGCCAAAAAAGGGCCGCGGGATTATGTCACGGAAGTCGACCAGGCCGCCGAGACGGCCATCGTGGAGGCCCTGCGCACCGCGTACCCGGACCACGCCGTCATGGGCGAGGAATACGGCCTGCAGGGCGACGAGCAGGCGGAATTCCGCTGGATCATCGATCCCTTGGACGGCACGACCAACTTCATCCACGGCCTGCCCAACTATGCGGTATCCATCGCCCTGCTGCAGCGGGGCGTGGCGACGCAGGCGGTGATCTACGATCCCTCGCGCAACGAGATGTTCACCGCCAGCCGCGGCGGCGGCGCTTTCCTGAACGACCGGCGCGTGCGGGTTTCCGGCCGCACCCGCTACCACGAAGCGCTGCTGGGCGCGCACTGGCCGGGCTCGGCCGGGCCGGACCAGGGCGGCGGCAAGTTCAAGCAAATGGCGCAGAACAGTGCCGGCGTGCGCCGCATGGGCGCCACGGTACTGGACCTGGCTTATGTCGCCTGCGGCCGCCTGGACGGCTTCTGCGGCGTGTCGCTCAAGCCCTGGGACATGGCGGCCGGCAGCCTGCTGGTGCTGGAGGCGGGCGGCCTGGTGGCCGACTTCACCGGCGAACAGGGATGGCTGGAGTCGGGCAACGTGCTGGCGGCCAGCCCCAAGATCTTCACGCAGATGCTCGGCATCCTGCAGGGCAGCGCCAGCTAG